A window of the Desulfobacula toluolica Tol2 genome harbors these coding sequences:
- a CDS encoding TraB/GumN family protein — MENSSNKLAEPDKDDKMITRISCNGKEIILIGTAHVSKQSAQLVQDTIHEQNPDTVCVELCRTRLAALKDADRWKNMDIVKVIKEKKALLLFMNLLLASFQKKMADKFNIKPGQEMINAIAAAEKINALIVPADRDIQVTLSRVWRGMGVWEKLKLMASLVFSFGASDDIEEEDIEKMKQEDILQTLLADVKKTHPIIEKTLINERDRFLTEKIRSAPGEKIVAVVGAAHAPGIKKYLALNDVIDLDELNSVPPAGNTGKILKWLIPSLILLLFATGFLMEGKSAGSDMIWIWIAANGIFAGLGALLALAHPLTIISSIIAAPLTSLNPMIAAGWVSGLVEAFSRKPKVKDLEDIPNDIGSIKGFWRNNVTRILLVVVFTNLGSSIGTMTALPLMLKLIN, encoded by the coding sequence ATGGAAAATTCTTCGAACAAATTGGCTGAACCGGATAAAGACGATAAAATGATAACCCGTATTTCCTGCAATGGAAAAGAAATTATTTTAATCGGCACCGCACATGTATCAAAACAGAGCGCACAGCTTGTTCAAGATACCATCCATGAACAAAATCCGGATACGGTCTGTGTGGAACTTTGCCGGACAAGGCTTGCAGCTCTCAAGGATGCAGACAGGTGGAAAAACATGGACATTGTCAAGGTCATTAAAGAGAAAAAAGCTTTGCTGTTGTTCATGAATCTTCTCTTGGCTTCTTTTCAGAAAAAAATGGCGGATAAATTTAATATCAAGCCGGGCCAGGAAATGATCAATGCCATTGCAGCAGCAGAAAAAATTAATGCCCTTATAGTTCCGGCCGACCGGGATATTCAGGTCACTCTTTCCAGGGTATGGAGAGGCATGGGGGTGTGGGAAAAACTAAAATTGATGGCTTCTCTTGTGTTCTCCTTTGGTGCCTCTGATGATATCGAGGAAGAAGATATTGAAAAAATGAAGCAGGAAGATATTCTGCAAACCCTTCTGGCAGATGTAAAAAAAACCCACCCCATTATTGAAAAAACTTTGATCAATGAACGGGACCGCTTCCTGACGGAAAAAATCAGGTCTGCACCGGGTGAAAAAATCGTGGCCGTTGTCGGGGCTGCTCATGCACCTGGAATAAAAAAATACCTGGCGCTAAATGATGTCATAGACCTTGATGAATTAAACAGTGTCCCCCCGGCAGGCAACACCGGAAAAATCTTAAAATGGCTTATTCCATCTTTGATTTTATTGCTGTTTGCAACAGGGTTTCTTATGGAAGGGAAATCCGCAGGATCGGATATGATCTGGATCTGGATCGCTGCCAATGGTATTTTTGCAGGTCTTGGCGCATTGTTGGCACTGGCTCATCCTTTGACCATTATCTCGTCAATTATTGCAGCCCCGTTAACCTCTTTAAATCCCATGATTGCTGCCGGCTGGGTGTCCGGGCTTGTGGAAGCTTTTTCAAGAAAGCCTAAAGTCAAGGATCTTGAAGACATTCCAAATGATATCGGGTCCATAAAAGGCTTTTGGCGTAACAATGTGACCCGGATACTTCTGGTGGTTGTTTTCACCAACCTGGGGTCATCCATCGGAACCATGACAGCCTTGCCTTTGATGCTGAAACTGATCAATTGA
- the recN gene encoding DNA repair protein RecN — MLSALAIKNFAIIDDVQISFKDGFSVLTGETGAGKSIIIEAVNLLLGSRASADLVRAGCDNAELEAFFDIEEQSKTAKLLKTQDIDGSEGLIVRRVISSSGKSRVFINSRQSTLDLLKKVTRDLAGISSQHAHQGLLKEENHLEILDEFADTTLLKNEVKGLYQTIVPLKNKIKELTQSLEAKRKEQDFLEFQINEISSADILPNEDEELEKKRKTLLNASKIFEAVNRSIHEIHDREGSLIEKLSFLKNNMEKLEETEATLEKTVQKLSGTIFDLQDISDELREFSFTIDLDPASLEMTDQRLDLISKLKRKYGPSLEDLFSAYEGMQNRFYQTTGTAEQIKTLEKDVNEILKQISQKAAQLSVLRKNAAKTLSRLAGKELEALEMGNANFEVCFSHQIATGSDDISTPDQKKIGPDGMDKVRFLLSPNPGEALKPLVKIASGGELSRIVLALKAVLSKTRSLETLIFDEVDAGIGGATSEKVGLKLNQLSKKHQLICITHLAQIAKYAENQFRISKNVVNGRTFTTIVPLEQGQARIEEIARMIGGTDITGATLDHARELLEQASS; from the coding sequence ATGCTGAGCGCACTGGCCATAAAAAACTTTGCGATCATTGATGATGTACAGATTTCATTTAAGGATGGATTTTCCGTATTGACCGGGGAAACCGGGGCGGGAAAGTCCATTATCATTGAGGCGGTCAACCTGCTGCTGGGTTCACGGGCATCAGCCGATCTGGTCAGGGCAGGCTGTGACAATGCGGAACTGGAAGCCTTTTTTGACATTGAAGAGCAGTCAAAAACCGCAAAGCTTTTAAAGACCCAGGACATTGACGGTTCCGAAGGTCTGATCGTTCGCAGGGTAATCTCGTCGTCAGGCAAAAGCCGTGTGTTCATCAACTCACGACAGTCAACCCTGGACCTTTTGAAAAAGGTCACCCGGGACCTTGCCGGTATTTCAAGCCAGCATGCCCATCAAGGGCTTTTAAAAGAAGAAAACCACCTGGAAATTCTGGATGAATTCGCAGATACGACACTCCTGAAAAATGAAGTCAAAGGCCTGTATCAAACCATTGTCCCTTTGAAAAACAAAATAAAAGAACTTACTCAAAGCCTGGAGGCAAAAAGAAAAGAACAGGACTTTTTAGAGTTCCAGATAAATGAAATCAGTTCTGCCGATATTCTTCCCAACGAAGATGAAGAGCTTGAAAAAAAACGCAAAACCCTTTTAAATGCTTCAAAAATATTTGAGGCGGTCAATCGCTCCATACATGAAATTCATGACAGGGAAGGCTCTCTTATCGAAAAATTGTCTTTTTTAAAAAATAATATGGAAAAACTGGAGGAAACAGAAGCCACCCTTGAAAAAACAGTTCAAAAATTATCGGGAACCATCTTTGATTTGCAGGATATTTCCGATGAATTAAGAGAATTTTCTTTTACCATTGATCTTGATCCGGCTTCACTTGAGATGACAGATCAAAGGCTGGACCTGATTTCCAAGCTGAAAAGAAAATATGGTCCAAGCCTTGAAGATCTGTTTTCTGCATATGAAGGCATGCAAAACAGGTTCTATCAAACAACCGGAACAGCAGAACAGATTAAAACGCTTGAAAAAGACGTTAATGAAATTTTAAAACAGATCAGTCAAAAAGCCGCGCAATTATCAGTCTTAAGGAAAAATGCCGCCAAAACATTATCCCGGCTTGCCGGAAAAGAATTGGAAGCCCTTGAAATGGGAAACGCAAACTTTGAAGTTTGTTTTTCCCATCAAATCGCAACGGGTTCAGACGATATTTCAACTCCTGATCAAAAAAAAATAGGACCGGACGGTATGGACAAAGTGAGGTTTTTGCTCAGTCCGAATCCGGGGGAAGCATTAAAGCCTCTGGTGAAAATTGCTTCAGGCGGTGAACTGTCAAGGATTGTTCTGGCACTAAAAGCTGTTTTATCAAAGACCAGATCCCTTGAAACATTGATTTTTGATGAGGTGGATGCCGGTATCGGCGGAGCAACCTCTGAAAAAGTCGGCCTTAAATTAAACCAATTGTCAAAAAAACATCAATTGATCTGCATCACCCATTTGGCACAGATTGCAAAATATGCTGAGAACCAGTTCCGAATATCCAAAAATGTTGTCAATGGACGGACCTTTACTACAATTGTTCCATTAGAACAGGGGCAGGCAAGGATAGAAGAGATCGCCAGGATGATCGGCGGAACGGATATTACAGGTGCAACCCTTGACCATGCCAGGGAACTTCTTGAACAGGCATCATCTTGA
- a CDS encoding FmdB family zinc ribbon protein, with product MPIYEFKCSKCEEFFEVIVMGSNDNDIISCPKCESEEFERVISKTNFAMASPSAGQTKGVQTQERQCSSGSCKTYTVPGESR from the coding sequence ATGCCGATATATGAATTTAAATGCTCAAAATGTGAAGAATTCTTTGAAGTCATTGTAATGGGTTCAAATGATAATGATATAATAAGTTGTCCTAAATGCGAATCAGAAGAATTTGAAAGAGTTATCTCCAAAACCAATTTTGCCATGGCAAGTCCATCCGCAGGACAAACCAAAGGGGTTCAAACCCAGGAAAGGCAATGTTCCTCAGGATCTTGTAAAACCTACACCGTTCCAGGTGAATCAAGATAA
- a CDS encoding citrate synthase: MQKVAKLVIDGKELMLPVVEGSEGEKAIDIRSLRQETGYITFDPGFGNTGTCRSAITYMDGEKGILRYRGIPIEQLAEHSTFVETAFLLITGQLPTREELTRTSVYLNDFSPLHENMKAFYQNYPPKAHPMGILSAMVNAMRSFYPELIDLEEEMNKTYLRLISKIRTMAAMAYRISLGERVVYPRPDLCYCANFLNMMFDSVVVPYHVDDDLVRALNVFWILHADHEQNCSTTAVRVVGSGKVNIYSTISAGISALWGPLHGGANQAVVNMLEDIHKKGLTIKDCIAKAKDKTDPFRLMGFGHRVYKTYDPRAKIMKKMGDIILSKIKRKDPLLDIAQRLEEAALKDSYFKEKNLYPNVDFYSGIVLRAMGIPTNMFTVMFAIGRLPGWIAQWKEDVSDPEMKISRPRQIYTGHQERGYIPIDDRE; the protein is encoded by the coding sequence ATGCAAAAAGTTGCCAAACTTGTTATTGACGGAAAAGAACTGATGCTTCCGGTAGTTGAAGGGTCAGAAGGAGAAAAGGCTATTGATATCAGAAGCCTTCGGCAGGAAACCGGATACATTACATTTGATCCTGGATTTGGAAACACCGGAACATGCAGAAGTGCCATTACCTATATGGATGGGGAAAAGGGAATTTTAAGATATCGTGGCATTCCCATTGAGCAACTGGCAGAACATTCAACATTTGTAGAAACAGCATTTCTCTTGATCACAGGTCAGCTTCCCACCCGTGAGGAATTAACCAGGACCAGCGTTTATTTGAATGATTTTTCACCTCTGCACGAAAACATGAAGGCGTTTTATCAGAATTATCCGCCCAAAGCACATCCCATGGGTATCTTGTCAGCCATGGTAAATGCCATGAGAAGTTTTTACCCTGAACTGATTGACCTTGAAGAAGAGATGAACAAGACATATCTTCGCCTGATCTCCAAAATCAGGACAATGGCGGCCATGGCCTACAGGATTTCATTGGGGGAACGGGTGGTTTATCCCAGACCTGACCTGTGTTATTGTGCCAATTTTTTAAACATGATGTTTGACAGTGTGGTGGTTCCCTATCATGTGGATGATGACCTGGTAAGGGCCTTGAACGTGTTCTGGATTCTTCATGCCGACCATGAACAAAATTGTTCCACTACGGCGGTAAGGGTTGTGGGCAGCGGAAAAGTCAATATTTACTCTACGATTTCAGCCGGAATTTCAGCGCTTTGGGGTCCTTTGCACGGAGGTGCAAACCAGGCAGTGGTCAATATGCTTGAAGATATTCATAAAAAAGGGTTGACGATCAAAGATTGTATTGCAAAGGCAAAAGACAAAACAGATCCTTTCCGGCTGATGGGATTCGGACACAGGGTCTATAAAACCTATGACCCCAGGGCAAAGATCATGAAAAAAATGGGGGATATTATTCTTTCAAAGATAAAACGAAAAGATCCTCTGCTGGACATTGCCCAGAGGCTTGAGGAAGCCGCGTTAAAGGACTCATATTTTAAAGAGAAAAATCTCTACCCCAATGTGGATTTTTATTCCGGCATTGTATTGAGGGCCATGGGGATTCCCACCAATATGTTCACAGTGATGTTTGCAATCGGACGTCTGCCGGGGTGGATAGCCCAGTGGAAAGAGGATGTGTCCGACCCTGAGATGAAGATATCAAGGCCCCGCCAGATCTATACCGGCCATCAGGAAAGGGGTTATATTCCAATTGATGACCGGGAATAG
- a CDS encoding HD-GYP domain-containing protein, whose translation MAVICNNICRKILNNMPDLIPIKKSHIKYYNNFPLYYISKNGEALLYKNADKKLDKDLLERNQYPQFFIHKEDKVSVVEKLQRVLNIKLARAISSKGLYAIKKSLCNIVEEALSGPLGVTLESLPETIEILFYGVKKNSDLLDALTAINNKSSKVVEHSVNVLALTAQYCFFKRYSEEQIKTFCLCALLHDFGSSKIDKKIIETKEKLTDKEYSIYKTHTIKGFREIELYPTFDKSIGITALEHHERLDGSGYPHGIKQISFEAQLVGLIDSYEALKYQDKTFRKALKPYDALQIIKTDVVAEKYNKAIFVDLCSCLIK comes from the coding sequence ATGGCCGTTATATGTAACAATATTTGTAGAAAAATTTTAAATAATATGCCTGATTTAATACCGATTAAAAAATCACATATAAAATACTATAATAATTTTCCTTTATATTATATTTCAAAGAATGGAGAGGCGCTTCTTTATAAAAACGCAGATAAGAAATTGGATAAAGACCTGCTTGAACGAAATCAGTATCCACAGTTTTTTATCCACAAGGAAGATAAAGTTTCTGTTGTTGAAAAATTGCAAAGGGTTTTAAATATAAAATTAGCACGAGCCATATCTTCAAAAGGTCTTTATGCAATTAAAAAAAGCCTTTGTAATATTGTTGAAGAGGCACTGTCAGGGCCGTTAGGAGTTACTTTAGAATCATTGCCTGAGACCATAGAAATTTTGTTTTATGGCGTAAAAAAGAATTCGGATTTATTAGACGCATTAACCGCTATAAACAATAAAAGTTCTAAAGTTGTTGAGCATTCTGTCAATGTTTTAGCCCTTACTGCTCAATATTGTTTTTTTAAAAGATATTCTGAAGAGCAAATTAAAACATTTTGTCTTTGTGCATTGTTGCATGATTTTGGCTCCTCCAAAATTGATAAAAAAATTATAGAAACAAAAGAAAAGCTTACCGATAAAGAGTATTCAATTTATAAGACACACACCATTAAGGGTTTCAGGGAGATAGAATTATATCCGACCTTTGATAAATCCATTGGCATAACCGCTCTTGAACACCATGAGCGATTAGACGGCAGTGGATATCCGCATGGGATAAAACAGATATCCTTTGAAGCTCAACTTGTTGGTTTGATTGACAGCTACGAGGCCTTAAAATATCAGGATAAAACGTTTAGAAAAGCGTTAAAACCATACGATGCCTTACAAATAATAAAAACGGATGTTGTTGCGGAAAAATACAATAAAGCTATATTTGTTGATTTATGCTCATGTCTGATCAAATGA
- a CDS encoding DnaJ domain-containing protein has protein sequence MNSKDYYRLLKIDRNATENDIKKAYRKLAMEFHPDVNTEENAEEKFKAISEAYAVLKDNQKRQIYDQTESTDFNGFGSMGNRMGRGMGRCMGRGMGMGMGKCSGIDALFQRRSRYSKRRPATPGVIPE, from the coding sequence ATGAATTCAAAAGATTACTACCGCCTGTTGAAGATCGACAGAAACGCTACAGAGAATGATATCAAAAAAGCCTATAGAAAACTTGCCATGGAATTTCACCCGGATGTTAATACGGAAGAAAATGCAGAAGAAAAATTCAAAGCAATTAGTGAAGCCTATGCTGTTTTAAAAGACAATCAAAAACGGCAGATTTATGACCAGACAGAAAGCACTGATTTTAATGGATTTGGCAGCATGGGAAACCGCATGGGCCGTGGCATGGGACGATGCATGGGCCGGGGTATGGGTATGGGCATGGGGAAATGCAGCGGTATAGATGCTCTTTTCCAGAGGCGCTCCAGGTACAGCAAAAGAAGACCGGCAACACCAGGTGTCATACCGGAATAA
- a CDS encoding GGDEF domain-containing protein yields the protein MIASFTTSDLTLSADKAYIKEFELFGTAKFTAYEFAPGILFELFMLLGFAETIFLFVIILRYYHKRYGTVLKPMPIVFSILLVAGGYDIFSALGLTNSIYMSEFAFMILLLTMAYRLTSNFIDAIDEVERLNLYLDTIVKARTRELEEKNNTLQMLSTTDPLTKLFNRRYLEDKLKKKVVQSERYGTPFSVILMDIDKFKSVNDNYGHDLGDQVLISISQTLLDNIRETDVAGRWGGEEFLILTPETDIVVCKTLAERLRIQIQNKSHASIDQITASFGIAQFKPDDSINSLIKRSDNRLYKAKDSGRNQVIAG from the coding sequence TTGATTGCAAGTTTTACCACAAGTGACCTGACACTATCTGCTGATAAAGCCTATATAAAAGAATTTGAGTTATTCGGGACAGCAAAATTCACAGCATATGAATTTGCTCCGGGGATATTGTTTGAATTGTTTATGTTGTTAGGTTTTGCTGAAACTATTTTTCTGTTTGTCATTATTTTGAGGTATTATCACAAGCGTTACGGCACGGTACTTAAACCCATGCCAATTGTTTTCAGCATCCTGCTTGTGGCCGGAGGGTATGACATTTTTTCTGCCCTGGGTTTGACAAATTCCATCTATATGAGTGAATTTGCTTTTATGATATTGCTTCTAACCATGGCCTACAGACTCACAAGTAATTTTATTGATGCAATAGATGAAGTAGAACGCCTTAACCTGTATCTTGATACCATCGTAAAAGCAAGAACCCGCGAACTGGAAGAAAAAAACAATACACTTCAAATGTTATCCACCACAGATCCTCTGACAAAACTGTTTAATCGCCGCTATCTGGAAGATAAATTGAAAAAAAAAGTTGTTCAAAGTGAGCGGTACGGCACCCCTTTTTCCGTGATCCTTATGGATATAGACAAGTTCAAATCCGTTAACGACAACTATGGCCATGATTTGGGGGATCAAGTTTTGATCAGCATATCACAAACCTTATTGGATAACATCCGTGAAACAGATGTTGCAGGACGCTGGGGTGGTGAAGAATTTTTAATCTTGACCCCTGAAACAGATATTGTAGTTTGCAAAACATTGGCAGAACGGCTGAGAATTCAAATACAAAACAAATCCCACGCATCCATTGATCAGATAACTGCAAGTTTTGGCATTGCCCAGTTCAAGCCCGATGATTCGATCAACTCTCTTATCAAAAGATCTGACAACAGGTTGTATAAAGCCAAGGACAGTGGACGCAACCAGGTTATAGCAGGGTAG
- a CDS encoding ABC transporter substrate-binding protein, with translation MANKKYEFSCVAYVFSVLFFIVLLSGSIVLLSDSIAYAQDQIKEIRIADAKGDWGYPNPYRHYPRGPGYIRMSWVFDTLVWKDKDKYIPALANSWKFDKKSMSYVFELNKQARWHDGQPVTGEDVVFTIDYMKNHPYHWIDLSRIAGAKLLKKHTVAVLLKKGYAPFLSDIGGTMPILPKHIWKDIKNPKAFDEPLAYIGSGPYRFKDYDRANKTYLYESFDTYYLGKPKVHKLIYIKTGNPIMALSTRQASLSAIQPDMATFLKQKGFTILADQYGWNKKLMINHTTAPFNNVKFRQALAFLINRQEIIDKAHRGFGKIASCGLLSMDHDMYNPDTAKYTFNPSKGHDLIKSLGYKKNNHGYYEKDGAILTIELLSSNITVAGGTANDRDGEIIKKQLDDEGIKTQLIHMEQTTVDSKIRNWDFMLAVSGHGGIMGDPKVLNEMIGSKYGAGSVNSARFDTDTRLNSLMEKQMETMDPEKRKAVVFQIQELHAQLLPAIPLYCPDTYSAFDPSAKIDWFYTKGGISKGIPISQNKMSLVR, from the coding sequence ATGGCCAACAAAAAATATGAGTTTTCATGTGTGGCATATGTATTCTCAGTTCTTTTTTTCATCGTTCTTTTATCCGGTTCCATTGTTCTTTTGTCTGATTCTATTGCATATGCTCAAGATCAGATCAAAGAAATCCGAATTGCTGATGCCAAAGGAGACTGGGGATACCCAAATCCCTACAGGCATTATCCAAGGGGGCCGGGCTATATTCGCATGAGCTGGGTGTTTGACACCCTTGTGTGGAAAGACAAAGACAAATATATTCCCGCACTGGCAAATTCCTGGAAATTCGATAAAAAATCAATGTCATATGTGTTTGAACTGAACAAACAAGCCAGGTGGCACGACGGGCAGCCGGTCACGGGTGAAGATGTTGTTTTTACAATTGACTATATGAAAAACCATCCCTACCACTGGATTGACTTAAGCCGCATTGCCGGTGCAAAACTGCTAAAAAAACATACAGTGGCTGTTTTGCTTAAAAAAGGCTATGCACCGTTTCTTTCGGATATCGGCGGAACAATGCCCATATTGCCCAAACATATCTGGAAGGACATTAAAAATCCCAAGGCCTTTGATGAACCCCTTGCCTATATCGGTTCCGGGCCTTACCGGTTTAAAGATTATGACCGGGCAAACAAGACATATTTGTATGAATCCTTTGATACCTATTATCTGGGAAAGCCAAAAGTTCATAAACTGATCTATATCAAAACAGGCAATCCCATTATGGCCCTTTCAACCCGCCAGGCATCCCTGTCAGCTATCCAGCCGGATATGGCGACCTTTTTGAAACAAAAAGGCTTTACCATTCTTGCAGATCAATACGGATGGAATAAAAAGCTGATGATCAATCATACCACAGCTCCTTTCAATAACGTAAAATTCAGGCAGGCCCTGGCTTTTCTGATCAACCGCCAGGAAATCATCGACAAGGCGCACAGGGGATTTGGCAAGATTGCTTCCTGCGGACTTTTGTCCATGGATCATGATATGTATAACCCTGATACAGCTAAATATACTTTTAACCCGTCAAAGGGACACGATTTGATAAAATCCCTCGGGTATAAAAAGAATAATCATGGATACTATGAAAAAGACGGAGCGATTTTAACCATTGAACTGCTTTCCTCCAATATCACGGTGGCAGGCGGCACTGCCAATGACCGGGATGGAGAGATTATAAAAAAACAGCTTGATGATGAAGGCATTAAAACACAATTGATCCATATGGAACAAACCACAGTTGACTCAAAGATCAGAAACTGGGATTTCATGCTGGCTGTTTCCGGGCACGGTGGAATCATGGGTGATCCCAAAGTGTTGAATGAAATGATAGGATCAAAATATGGGGCAGGATCTGTTAACAGTGCCAGGTTTGATACAGACACCCGGCTGAACAGCCTGATGGAAAAGCAGATGGAAACAATGGACCCGGAAAAAAGAAAGGCCGTGGTATTTCAAATCCAGGAACTGCACGCACAGCTTTTACCGGCAATCCCTCTGTACTGCCCGGATACTTACAGTGCATTTGATCCGTCTGCCAAAATTGACTGGTTTTACACAAAAGGCGGCATTTCAAAAGGAATTCCCATTTCTCAAAACAAAATGTCATTGGTCAGATAG
- a CDS encoding ABC transporter permease, whose amino-acid sequence MKQKSFTVIAYTTALLILIYLSYALPKCLPGDFVTAMYSCSNVILTQQQETQLKEFYSDNEDFKTYLFRVITLDLGYSHAFLAPIWTLIKESLPWTILLLGGANVISLVAGFIIGVETAWRKGSRFEKNTVGSMTVLEGFPEIATGVILLAVFALHLQWFPSSGAQVAYSDFTMGERLTDILYHLALPLLTLVIAYIPGTALLVRNTMIMVLGEKYILTAKSKGLPNIRIRYHHAARNAILPLVTRIGLRMAFMITGALVVETIHSYPGIGTLLFTAIGTRDLPLIRAIVLYSSMGVLMINLLLEFVYPIIDPRIKDA is encoded by the coding sequence ATGAAACAAAAAAGCTTCACTGTTATTGCATACACAACAGCTCTTTTGATTTTAATCTACTTGAGCTATGCACTCCCCAAATGCCTTCCCGGAGATTTTGTTACAGCCATGTATTCGTGTTCCAATGTGATTTTAACCCAGCAGCAAGAGACTCAGCTAAAAGAATTTTATTCTGATAATGAAGATTTCAAAACTTATCTGTTCCGGGTTATAACGCTTGATTTGGGCTATTCCCATGCGTTTTTGGCCCCCATCTGGACATTAATCAAAGAATCACTGCCCTGGACCATTCTTCTTTTGGGCGGTGCCAATGTCATTTCCCTGGTGGCAGGATTTATCATCGGTGTTGAAACAGCCTGGCGAAAAGGCAGCCGGTTTGAAAAAAATACCGTAGGATCAATGACTGTGCTGGAGGGATTTCCTGAAATTGCAACCGGTGTGATTTTGCTGGCTGTTTTTGCCCTTCACCTGCAATGGTTTCCGTCATCAGGTGCCCAGGTTGCCTATTCAGATTTTACCATGGGTGAAAGACTGACCGATATTCTTTACCATCTGGCACTCCCCCTTTTAACCCTTGTGATTGCCTATATCCCCGGAACTGCGCTTCTGGTCAGAAACACCATGATAATGGTGCTGGGAGAAAAGTATATTCTGACGGCAAAATCAAAAGGCCTGCCCAATATCAGGATTAGATATCACCATGCTGCACGAAATGCCATCCTTCCGCTTGTCACCAGAATAGGCCTGAGAATGGCTTTTATGATAACAGGCGCCCTTGTGGTGGAAACGATTCACTCTTATCCGGGAATCGGCACCCTTCTTTTTACTGCCATTGGTACACGTGATCTGCCTTTGATCCGGGCCATTGTGCTGTATTCGTCAATGGGGGTGTTGATGATCAATCTGCTGCTTGAATTTGTTTACCCAATCATTGATCCAAGGATAAAAGATGCATAA
- a CDS encoding ABC transporter permease: MHKNGLKETIRDPLFITGFFLLGFVVVTLAVGRCLTPFSPDDISFTPLSPPSWEHLLGINDGGQDIFSELVFAVGNSLGFGLLCGGTTLFIAIFAGLFAAWYQGIVDQVIMRVCDILLSIPSIMILIFIAALFRPPPFVLALVLSFMSWPTLARSFRAQGLTLRKSLHVQAASQMGAGAFYIIKNHLVPELFPLYLIGFAGKMRMAMFMEATLAFLGLFDPSRKSLGMMISYALKYYYMDIWWNWFAPPVAFLSIMIMSVTFMAISMEKAFDPRIQNTMG, from the coding sequence ATGCATAAAAACGGTCTAAAAGAAACAATTCGTGATCCCTTGTTTATTACCGGATTTTTTTTGTTGGGATTTGTTGTGGTCACCCTGGCTGTCGGCCGTTGCCTTACGCCTTTTTCACCGGATGACATCTCTTTTACACCTCTTTCACCGCCGTCATGGGAACATCTTCTGGGTATAAATGACGGGGGCCAGGATATTTTTTCAGAACTTGTTTTTGCCGTGGGAAATTCCCTTGGGTTTGGATTGCTTTGCGGAGGCACAACTCTTTTTATTGCAATTTTTGCAGGTCTTTTTGCCGCCTGGTATCAAGGGATAGTTGATCAGGTGATCATGCGGGTTTGTGATATTCTGCTCTCCATTCCATCAATTATGATTCTTATCTTTATTGCGGCACTGTTTCGTCCGCCTCCTTTTGTTCTTGCATTGGTTCTATCCTTTATGTCATGGCCAACCCTTGCCAGAAGTTTTCGGGCCCAAGGGTTGACACTCAGAAAAAGCCTTCATGTTCAGGCAGCCTCCCAGATGGGGGCAGGTGCTTTTTATATCATAAAAAACCACCTGGTTCCGGAATTGTTCCCTTTGTATCTTATCGGTTTTGCAGGAAAAATGAGAATGGCCATGTTTATGGAGGCAACGCTGGCTTTTCTGGGATTGTTTGATCCATCCAGAAAATCCCTTGGAATGATGATCAGTTACGCACTCAAGTACTATTATATGGATATCTGGTGGAACTGGTTTGCACCGCCGGTTGCTTTTTTATCAATCATGATCATGTCGGTTACGTTTATGGCGATTTCAATGGAAAAAGCCTTTGATCCGCGTATCCAAAACACAATGGGGTAA